The Anaerolineae bacterium DNA segment CGGTGGCCGGCCGAGGATGTGCCCAGTTCCGCTGGAGGGTGCGGCAAGAGGGGGAGCCCATGCACGAGTTGTACACGCCGGCGGACGCGCCGCATCCCATCTGGGAGAGCTGGATTATCCTGGAGCGCCTGGAACGCTGGAACGAGGAGCTTGGGCAGGTCGCGTGGCCGTACATCGGGCCGGAGACGGTGCAGGTGGGCAGTATCCACGCCGGCGACGAGCCGGAGCGCGTGCCGGCGGAATGCGCCATCGCCGGCACGCGCCGCTTCAGCCCCGGCAAGACCGAGCATGAGATTGTGGGGGAATTCCTCCTGCTCCAGCAGGAACTGCAGGCCCGCACCCGCGCCAAGATCGAATGTCAGGTCAACGTCCTCGGGTTGGGCTTCCGTCTGCACGAGCGCGAGCCGATCATCCAGGCCCTGCGCCGGGCATATTCCCTGGTGACGGATCAGGACCTGCCGCTGGGGGGCTTTCTGGATGTAGGAGATGCTTCCAAGACCGCCGGCGAGTACGGCATCCCCACCGTCTATCACGGCACGAACCGGGAGCGGTACCTCGCCAACCCGGAATATGTCAGCCTGCGCGACGTGGTGCGGGCTGCGCGGGTGTACCTGGCCGCCGCCGTGTACTACCTGGGCTTTGAGGACGCCGGCCGGCAGTGAGCGGGGCCTGGCCTATGCCGGCCAGGCGGTGATGCCGTCGAAAATGAACCGCGCACCGAAAAAGAGAAGGAATGCCCCGCAGGCCGCCAGCAGGACCTGCTGAAAGCGCTTCCCCAGGAACTTCCCGCCCCGGTACGTCACCGCGGATAAAAAGTAGTACCAGCAGAAATCGCACAGCCAGTGGACGACGGCGAAGGCCAGGAACCCCAGCAGGCCGAATGCCACTGCGCGCAGTACCAGCGCCGCCCCGACCGTGCCCCACCAGACCAGGAAGTACGGGTTGCCCAGGCTGAGGAGGAGGCCGGCGGCCAGCGGGGAGTGATGGGCGGCCAGGGGTTGGGCATCCGTGAAACGGACCAACGCCCGGAACATGTCCACGCCCATGTACAGCATGAAGATGCCGCCGGCGATGGCGATGCCGGCCTTCACGGCCGGGATGC contains these protein-coding regions:
- a CDS encoding M20/M25/M40 family metallo-hydrolase, yielding ISLPSAGVGPTLTLLGHLDHRPLDHPPAYQEGGLIYGRGCAEGKSGVAAITEALRVLASSPYRLRGRLQAVIHTLHEPPGRREGLDALARHGSLGNAVICAAGPHRYVPVAGRGCAQFRWRVRQEGEPMHELYTPADAPHPIWESWIILERLERWNEELGQVAWPYIGPETVQVGSIHAGDEPERVPAECAIAGTRRFSPGKTEHEIVGEFLLLQQELQARTRAKIECQVNVLGLGFRLHEREPIIQALRRAYSLVTDQDLPLGGFLDVGDASKTAGEYGIPTVYHGTNRERYLANPEYVSLRDVVRAARVYLAAAVYYLGFEDAGRQ
- a CDS encoding LysE family transporter; the encoded protein is MSLLPFLLEAVLISLSGVMAPGPITTVVVGKGSESPHAGALVAVGHGIVEFPLMLAVLYGAGRLFGIPAVKAGIAIAGGIFMLYMGVDMFRALVRFTDAQPLAAHHSPLAAGLLLSLGNPYFLVWWGTVGAALVLRAVAFGLLGFLAFAVVHWLCDFCWYYFLSAVTYRGGKFLGKRFQQVLLAACGAFLLFFGARFIFDGITAWPA